The genomic segment GGCCTAGAGAGAACCTAAAGAGTATAAAGCATCTTTACCTTGAATGACTTAATCATTGACcataatacatttttatttctcattaagGTATAATTAATAGAATAACAATATAATTTCAACCCTAAAGAGGGGAGGGGATGGTGTTTCTCTAATAAAGGTTTTATCGGTGGTCGTCAAATATACTCTTTCTATATCAACATAATTCTTTGGATTGTTGTGAAAGTATGAATAATGAACAAGAAGGCAACCCCAATACTCAGGGTTAATCTACCTTGCCAGGTTTGGAAACCTAGATGAAGTCCTCAGCTTGCAATAACTCTTAAGGTTATACGGTTTGAACCAATATTTTATTAGTACTCATTGAAAGCTTTTCAAAACCTTAAGGCTCAAACTCTGATGTTGATTAGGGTTAGTAATAGCCCGCCTCTTGAAAGAGTGATCAAAGGCTTTTAGATTAGTTCCTTGTAAACAACGCTACTAATAAGGTTTATGTTTATCCCATGGGCTTATAGTCCAAGCTAATGTATGAGATACTTGATTAATCTTCTAGTTTTGACTTGTCAAGATAAAATATCTATGACACGAAAAGAATACGAGTTCAACGCTTGGCTGGGCCTAAAAATGACGGGTCTAACAACTTACTAAACCCATATATGTTTGGGTTCAACACTTGACTAAGCTTAAAGATAGTGAGTCTAGTGGTTCGTTAAACCCATATATGTATGGGTTTAACACTTGGCTAAACCTATAAATTAAGATTTGTTATCATCTTTTTGATCATTCTTTCGAAGAACTTagccaaataaaaataataaatgctgattcatcaatatatatatatagtttgaaaCTAACATTacaagtttcattttttttctcatttgcgGATGGGAATGTTACGAAtggcatgttttatttttattttttaattagtaagcTATTTTCGATTTAGGAATGTtaaattatttcctttttttttctcagtcaATAAAGATCAAGTTCATGCATAACATTTTTAACCGATATCTGAAAAGCAGTCAATTACACTTTGGAGGTCAAGCACTCATTTGTTCAAAATATTGAAtggaaaaatatcattgaccGTGGAATTTTACCCTAGCTTTCCAATAAAAATAGGTCTCCTAATCAACCAGACATCCAATTAAAATACCATTTTGtggaaaaatatcattgactgTGGAATTTTTTAATTCGTAAGCTTTTTTCaatttaagattttctttttctttttatttttgtggttttaAGTAATATTTTCCGTATTATATGTCTAGTTTTCTCTAACATTACTCATAAATCTATTAAGACTGCAACAATAATCTGgttcaattactttttttttcctcttctctgGGAATACATATACAAAgggaaaaaaggggaaaaagaaaaataaacaaaaagaggaaagaagaagaagaagatagaatttttctctcttctaacGAGTTTCTGACTTTGGCCTTTGCCTCCTTTAATGTAAATGGAGAGATAATTAAGGAAAAGTATTTCTATCTTGATGCTTTAATCCTTCGTTGAACCTCCTTCTCCAACTCGTCTAAGCCTCCTACCTCTTCTAGTTCCTGCACCACGATGCAAATCAATTTCTCCAGTAATGCTCCATTTTTCTTGTCTTCtaaatcaatttatcaaaaaaataaaagaagaaattaatccGAGAAGAGGATATGAGCGCTCACATAAGGTCCCAAAAACAGCCCATAAGGAACCCCATCGAATTTGTCTGCGTGGTGAAGCTGTCACAAAaacacagcagcagcagcagacaATCAATACTCTCTGGTAAAATAGACTAGAAAATGATATATTATGTGCATGATAGCGCGGATATAATTAGGGTATTTTGACGTGGCCTGTTTTCAAAGTACATTTggttgaaaaagaattaaatatcgttgaataaaacaatttaataactcttaaaatgaaaaacattttaattttttacacaattattttattttacttggtgAGCTGCAGCCACTCTCCTGAGGTAAGGAACGTTTGCAACGGGCCCTACTGGGAATCTACGGTGGACAAGACCGTCGTGTACAAACATGTAGGCCATCCCAAACACTGTAATTCCAAGACCCtgtggaaaataaataaaaagtaaaaaaactacTCCATAAACTAATACAGCAAGAGTgtccaaaaaaaacacaaaaacgtgtcagaaagaagaaacagccgccgccgccgccttCGCCTTGGGACAAATACTTTCAAAGACAAGAAAAGACTTGgctaaaattgaagaaatttagaAAACCGACTTCTGTAagcagagaagagaaagaatggACTCACTCACCGCACCGAAACAGAGTCCAGGAAGAAGGCCTTTGTTGAAGAAACCATAGGAAAAGAGTGCAATCGCTGGAACGGCATTTATTACTGCGAAAACGTCGTTGAGTTCGAAGGGACCGTTCCTTGGTCTATGATGAGACTGCAACCATTATCAAggttatttttcataacttatTATCGTACGTGCACGTTTCTTCTTTCTTGTATTCAAAATGCCTAACCTCGTGCATATGCCACAGCGAAGCATGCCACAACGCCCTATGAGCCCACCTTGCCCAAAACTCCATTCCAACCTAGGATACCAACAAGGCCTGatcacatttctttttcttaaagtaGTGATCGCAGAAATAGACTAAATGTCCTCTAACTGGGAAGCCGAAGCCACTAATTAGTTGATAATTATCCAAACCTTTAAGAAATCGAAACATTTCATCTTTCGAATAAATGGGTTCACAAATGAATTCTACAAATTCAATCGTTTCGAAAAATCATAACAGAATTCTCGATCGAATTagcaatatatatttcttagttGATTATTACCTTGTACTAATAGACAAGTAAAGATCCTCTATAGAAgaaacagtaaaataaaaacaagttaccaCAGCTCCCACGGACAGAGCAAATGTACCGAAGATTTCCAGCAATGGAACCTCTCCACCCTATTTAGAAAGCAATGGAAAATTAATCAATACACAAAATTAAACCTAGATTACTTTGAGAGTTAGGGAAGAAGTAACAAAGCACTCAAATATCAGCAATAAGTAACTCTATTTTATTAACGTACCTCCATTTGCCATAAGAATCTGTAATACACAGCCATGGCAGCCATTGAAGTGATACCAACACTAGACAAGACAGCAGCAACAAGGTAAGTATATCTCTCTGATCTCTTTGTTGCTAATCTCTCCTCCACACGTGAAACCGCTTTGACATCATCTAGATCCGGTACTTTGTCATCATCTTTGACCTCAATAGAATCCTCTGCTCTCTTCTCCACGACCGAACATGAATTCAAATTCCTGTTATTTCTCCAATATTCAAAACCCTTTGGTTTGAAATGAGTTGATATTATTAATGAACTGGGTTTATATTCTAGGAGAAAACTTTGGCGAGAACGGTGGGTTACAGAACTTGGAGTCATTGATATTGAAGTAATACTTGCCATGGAGTCGTAGCTTGAGACTCGAGTGTAGTGATCTTTATGCAGAATGttagagcgagagagagagagagagagaagctaTGGTAGACTAGGAAAATAAGTAGCATCATATTTATGGAGGTGAAACAAAGAAATGCAAAATTTTAGGTTTCTGTTGCTGGTCATGTTTTTTTGGAATGAAAAGAGAATAccatctagctagctagctagctagtcaTGAAGAACACTTCGACGACATTTCTTCTGTTTTTATGAGGTACAAGTTAGGTCATAGTCAtagattttccttttctttttcctcctaATCTAGGCATCTCAACTTACTTACTCAATTTTTAGGGagtattaacaattttttaatatttattaacttatataattcttaatttattttattaaattcacccccaactttttattcttttgacgGTGAAAAAGCATGCTGACAGCACCTGAAATTTTTTTGCGTTTGAAAGAAACTTTTGACTAGATCACAGAAACCTGACTAGAAGTATATAGAaccttaaatatttaaaatttgggCCAGCCAGCAATAACTGATATTGAAGCCCAGGCCTTTCCTTTGCTAAAACATTCAAATTATGTTCCCATCCCTCGTACACGTGGCTAGCCTTTCCTCTGCTCTTGGAACTTTGAGAATTCAGCCCATTGGAGCCGTTGGATACATGCATAAGAAATTATTTGGAGCCCAATAAAATAGAGCACCGCTGACAGGCCCAAAGCAACTCTTTGGGTTAAGAGGTCATATCTTTGGACACTATGAAATTTTGAATAGCCTAAACTCTAATAAAGGCCAAAAACGTAAATGGCATATAATGGGCTTTTGCTCAATAATTAGGAAGCGCAACGTTTTTTTAGCTCCTCCTCCCTATAAAACTTTTGGATAATATTATTAAGCTTAATATAACTTTGATGAATTAACATGATAGTTTGTTGACTCGGTCTCGAGATGAGTTAGTTTTCAAAGTAAATCCGGGTGGAAGTTGATCTAGCATGGCCTAGCCCGCCTGACAGATGTACCTATGATTAAGTTGATCtagtcaaaattaattttgatttattttttaaaataaaacaacatcaatctaatattaaaaaaacattgaaacgATGATGTTCTGGATTTACCCGTCCAACCTGCGATCTAAATCATAACCCTAACTAGTTTTAATAGCCTTGCCTTTTGAAatacatgttttaatttaattaaatgattataaaaatagatatttatatgaaagacaacaaataaaattattgaagaaaaatttatttattcaatcaaaactTCATTTTGTTATCAATGCAACTCTTCATTGTTTTAACAAAAGTATGTTTTTTAACTGtaaatgctattttttaaataaaaatgacatgtcTTTTACAAGCTCAGATTCTAGCCACCATTGTAGTAACTAATATTTCTTTTGCtctaaaaacctaatttttaagtcattttaacataaaaaaacttaacaacACCCTTGAAACACTTACAAACCAATCCATCAACCTCgacacaaaaaaaatgattcaaaaatttaaaatcaaattgggttaaatttatctttattgatttagatCTGTTTTTTCAAGTAATATTGAAACTTTAAACAACCACTATCAAACCCTTTTTATTGCATGGAGCCTGTAAATGCTAAGAAAAACTATTTTGGTGGTTAGAAACAACATGAACgataattttctcttttattgctGGAATTCAacaatatgtgtgtgtgtggaccAGAAAATAAAACAGATGAAATTTTGTacgaaaactaattttttaaaattttaaaatacctaaatagtattattttttaaaaatagaaaatctaaatgtatttttcattaaaaatctaGAATGCCATCCATTttttatgctcttttttttttttcatttcagcccttttcttccaattcaatcattacttaagaaataaaaaaacaattgatctttaattagaattaaactatctaaaataatactttgagaaacaaaatgaatttaattaaaaaaaatgaatggcgAGTTGGCCATAATCTATGAATAGGTGAACGATATTTTTCTACATTACCTACATCTTTTAATGTATGCTATAATTAAAGCAAAAGTCACATAGCAATATGAAGTGACATTTGAcacaatatatattttcctttttgatgAATATGAGATGATCTTACTAATCTTAGCCAAGTATATGACGATAAGgattggtgtgtgtgtgtgtgatataATGCATAGTGAGAGAATATATTTTcctagtaaaaaataaagagaaagttccaatatattttaattgattagaaATCGAGTGATCATTACCTTCGGtttgacttcttcttcttcttgaattACAAccagcaaaaataaaaacaaaaacaaaaacataatcaCCCTGAATAGTTGCGAAAAATATTTAGAAGttataaaacaactaaaaaatatatcaatctaAGCAAGGGTGAAAGTAGGAGAGGCAAGCAGGTCCGGGCCTTACAAaacattttaactttttttatttagtatttaaatatgaaataatatgatatttttattttaaataaataattttttttaataatatatcttgttatattaattttaatctttttattaaatgatatcAGCTCCGCCCCTGAATCCGGAGAATTATATACTTTAAATGTAAACTTGTTTTCAGTGATATATATGCGTGATCATTCAGGACCTAGCTAAGGCCAAAAAGACTTCATGTAATATcaaaaaggaaacataaaaGGAGGGCTTCCCCTTCTATAATCTAAGCAATCTTTGAAGATATAGCTTAAAATTGGGAGCTAGCATGTATATTCGGAGTTATATTGTTGTTGAATTCAGaattaatcaaatgttaaagaatcaaattaaaataaaataattaaataaaggtttaagaaaaagatgaaggtgactcaaaataatttttcagatTATTGACCCGGGTTCATATAACAGTGCAAGAATatcaataaactaaatattaaggaatgaaattgaaaaaaaaattattaatctcaaaacacataaaaaaataactattacaaaatcaaacttaacCAAGCTAATTGACCCATGA from the Populus nigra chromosome 1, ddPopNigr1.1, whole genome shotgun sequence genome contains:
- the LOC133681128 gene encoding beta-carotene hydroxylase 2, chloroplastic-like; its protein translation is MASITSISMTPSSVTHRSRQSFLLEYKPSSLIISTHFKPKGFEYWRNNRNLNSCSVVEKRAEDSIEVKDDDKVPDLDDVKAVSRVEERLATKRSERYTYLVAAVLSSVGITSMAAMAVYYRFLWQMEGGEVPLLEIFGTFALSVGAVVGMEFWARWAHRALWHASLWHMHESHHRPRNGPFELNDVFAVINAVPAIALFSYGFFNKGLLPGLCFGAGLGITVFGMAYMFVHDGLVHRRFPVGPVANVPYLRRVAAAHQLHHADKFDGVPYGLFLGPYELEEVGGLDELEKEVQRRIKASR